tatgaatgaaaATCTTATAACTTCAACTTTAATATCTTTTCacttaaacaatttatttagcCAATTAAAGTTTTCTTCATATCACAATTttcaaaaaacatatttgactTAGTCTTCGGTTTTCTGtgaaaatcaaattaatgtcaagtaaatatttaagcaatgaaattcattattttaaaaatatataatggtGAGTAATATCAAGTTAATTAATACAGTAGTAAAGAAATTTTGaataacttatataaaataataaaagaaaaaacagataCATGCAGAATAACAACTGAATTCTATGAACTTACCACctataataaattttctaactttcgcatcaattattttaaaaattatatcataataaatttCTTATTGATGTGGACCATGTAAACGTACCCATtaaactcaaataaaaaaatatttacattccATTCTTAAACCGCCAACGTTAAATATGTCCAGGAATCAGGTGTTTCGATGGAACAAAGTCAACGAGAAATCAAGGTTTGGAATCAAGATGAAATCAACGACAATGCAAAGTCCTACGAATGTTTTTGTTTGACAACTAATGACAGAGACCGATATAAAAAATGAGGAATGCGTGTTAACTAACGGTTAAGAAAAgtataaaatgaatatatatgaataataataataataataatcataaaaagaaaCTGCTCCAGAAAAAACTTGAACCAAAGCAAACGAATCCACAACAAAACTGAAACTGAAATTCACCCAAACCAAAAGCTTTTTCACTCAAAACTCGAAAACCGAAATTTTCATTCACGTAATAGAAATAATTGTTCTGGGGCAGTTTGGTTGCTTAATAGTTAATACCCACTTGAATAATACACACAAATGGAGACTCGTGTTGAAGGGAAACCTACTCGTGTGTAAGTACTTGGATTGGAATCCTCAAATTTATTCAAAAGGATTGTTTTTTCTCTGTTGGGTCGGTCTTCTTTATTAATGTTagtattttatgtatttttgttgAATAGCGTGGCTacttatatatatgtatatatattttttatttttccctaaTATTCAATCTCTTCATTGCAGTGCATCAGAGTTCTCAGATAACTTGTCTGAGACTTGCAAGGTGTGATCTTTCTCCCATTTTGGTGAACCCTTTGTACAATtccttttgaatttttaaagggttagtgtttttatttttactttttttaatttatgttaccCTAATTGGCAAGTCAAATGGGACTTTCTGTAGTTTGTTGGTGTTTATGACTGTTTTATTATGTTGTAGTGAATGTAATGATTTATGCAGTTTTACATAGGCTAGTTTTGCTGCTTCTATTATGATATGACAGTGTTTATTCAGAGTGTGTGAATTATACCTTTTGTTTGGAATTCGAGTGCAATGATGTTTGATTGTAGTATTTCCGTCTTTTCATTTTGTGCTAGTGAATGTTTCCTTTCAAAGTTTTGTAAAGAATCAGCTTGTCAgttgtaaaaaaaatgcaatgttGGAAATTACTGGTGTGAAGAAAGTGCTATGATATGATACAGAATTCGGTCAATGATTGTAGTGAAATGTAGATGATTTCTATTGTTTGTGTCACAGATGGTTACTCCTAATGGAAGAGCAATGCACAAGTCCGATGATGAAATTCCTTTTGACTCTGAAATAAATTTTCACCACTCAGAATCTAGTCTGGTGGAGGTACTTGGATCACATTCTGGAGAATCTCTGACTGTTCATCGTGAAACATTGGCTGGTATTGTTTATAGGAGCATACAAGTTGTGATTTTCTCTAACAAACTCAATTTGCTTATGCCTTTTGGGCCTCTTGCAATTCTTGTGCAGAAGTTGACTGCTCATCTTGTGAGTCGGAGTTCATACAATTCTTAATTTTGCTTCACTTTTTGATTGAATATCTTGTATTAATTTGTGAAGATGAACTACAGGGTTGGGTCTTTGCTCTGAGTTTGTTGGGTATAATGCCTCTGGCGGAGCGGTTAGGTTATGCTACCGAGTAATATTACATGTACTCTTTAAGGTTTTGAGTAAGGTTTTCACATTTTCTGGTTTCTGATGTTACCCTTTTCTTGGTCTTGTATAGGCAGCTGGCATTTTACAGTGGAGATACTGGTAAAGTAATAATAGCATTCTTCTAAATCTGTCTTCTGTTAAATCAGTCTAGAACAAACACTGAAATAAGTTAAAGAACAACCACTGAATGTAATATAATGTTTGTATGTGTGTATTTGTCTGACCAGTTAATTATTCAGACAAGTATCTCTTAAACTTTAACTATCATTTTTATATGCTATATATTTCATTGAAAAAATGACCCAGTTACTAACTTCAGCCTTACATGGTTTGAATATCCAATTGCCAAATCAGTTATCTACGTGCAGTATCTTTCTAAGTGTTTCATTCTTCTTTTGTTATCAGTCATGTTCTTGTGGTAGTTTATTTCTAATACTATTGTATTGTATGTTGCAGTTGGGGGTCTTTTAAACGCTACATTTGGAAATGCAACAGAATTGATCATCTCAATATATGCACTGAAAAATGGAATGACACGGGTTGTCCAGCTCTCTTTACTGGGATCAATTTTGTCCAATATGTTACTGGTGCTTGGATGTGCATTCTTATGCGGTGGGATTGTTAATCATAAGAAAGAACAAGTGTTTAACAAGGTAGACATGTTAGTTtctgtcttcttttttttatatccctTAGTTTCATTATGCATTACTTGTAGCTGATTCAATTTAGCATGTAGGCAAGTGCTTCTGTGAATTCAGGATTGTTGTTGATGGCAGTCATGGGCATACTTTTTCCAGCTGTTCTACACTACACACACACCGAGGTTCGTGTTGGGAAGTCAGAGTTGTTCCTTTCAAGATTCAGCAGCTGTGTCATGCTTGTGGCCTATGCTGCATACCTGTTTTTTCAGTTAAAAGGTCAAAGAAGTCTCTATGTATCTGTGGACGAGGTTGGCATTCTTACTAAGCTTCCCTTTTGTTTCCTCAGTCGTTCTTTTGTTTGTGGATATGTGGTAT
This portion of the Vigna unguiculata cultivar IT97K-499-35 chromosome 6, ASM411807v1, whole genome shotgun sequence genome encodes:
- the LOC114188956 gene encoding vacuolar cation/proton exchanger 5 isoform X2, yielding MVTPNGRAMHKSDDEIPFDSEINFHHSESSLVEVLGSHSGESLTVHRETLAGIVYRSIQVVIFSNKLNLLMPFGPLAILVQKLTAHLGWVFALSLLGIMPLAERLGYATEQLAFYSGDTVGGLLNATFGNATELIISIYALKNGMTRVVQLSLLGSILSNMLLVLGCAFLCGGIVNHKKEQVFNKASASVNSGLLLMAVMGILFPAVLHYTHTEVRVGKSELFLSRFSSCVMLVAYAAYLFFQLKGQRSLYVSVDEEEVQSGNNSNDDESPDISKWESIIWLSVMTAWISILSEYLVGAIEGASTAWEIPIAFISVILLPLVGNAAEHASAIMFAMKDKLDISLAVAIGSSTQISMFVIPFCVVIGWIMGNSMDLNFQLFETAALFLTVIVVAFMLQEGTANYFKGLMLILCYLIVAASFYVHIDSSE
- the LOC114188956 gene encoding vacuolar cation/proton exchanger 3 isoform X1, which translates into the protein METRVEGKPTRVASEFSDNLSETCKMVTPNGRAMHKSDDEIPFDSEINFHHSESSLVEVLGSHSGESLTVHRETLAGIVYRSIQVVIFSNKLNLLMPFGPLAILVQKLTAHLGWVFALSLLGIMPLAERLGYATEQLAFYSGDTVGGLLNATFGNATELIISIYALKNGMTRVVQLSLLGSILSNMLLVLGCAFLCGGIVNHKKEQVFNKASASVNSGLLLMAVMGILFPAVLHYTHTEVRVGKSELFLSRFSSCVMLVAYAAYLFFQLKGQRSLYVSVDEEEVQSGNNSNDDESPDISKWESIIWLSVMTAWISILSEYLVGAIEGASTAWEIPIAFISVILLPLVGNAAEHASAIMFAMKDKLDISLAVAIGSSTQISMFVIPFCVVIGWIMGNSMDLNFQLFETAALFLTVIVVAFMLQEGTANYFKGLMLILCYLIVAASFYVHIDSSE